In Clostridium swellfunianum, a genomic segment contains:
- a CDS encoding sigma-54-dependent transcriptional regulator: MKRIDKIYNYLMEKSQVLNIEDLKNNKGFSASEISEALGILRNNVSMELNTLLRQNKVLRIKGRPVLYIDKTVVEKLMGLKLKEGLCEIKDFQELVNEEKTEVTDQSPFSSLIGADSGLKNQIEQAKAAMLYPPNGLHTLIVGQTGVGKTLFANMMYSYAKYAKRLKENAPFIVFNCADYYNNPQLLISHIFGHIKGAFTGAESEKEGIVEKANNGILFLDEIHRLSPEGQEMIFYFMDTGTFNRLGESERKRKANVLIIGATTEEPGSSLLKTFVRRIPIVINIPSLEDRPVKDRLDIVKFLLSNEAHRVNKSIKVEADAVKALIGSASYGNVGQMKSNIQLVCAKGFLNCIEDKESINIEFKALPSDIKSGLFNISSKRKELEEISEYTKSHMVILPNGSKNLIQGDDYEPPFNLYKIIEDKAALLKEEGVDEEYIKNFITTDINIHIKSFYDKFKNASSGRNKILEIISEDMLLFSEEVKAFIEKKFNKKLSERFLYALGLHLSSFIKRVESKKPLQYENIEDIIKDSPEQFNIALEIKRLFEEKYNILVPEMELIYLTILLNTTDDNQNTEHVAVIVAAHGTSTASSMVSVTRRLLGEGIVEAIDMPLEISPKKVLDEIIEKVKEVNAGRGVLLLVDMGSLANFDTIITDKTGIKVKTIDMVSTALVLEAVRKSNLFDMDLDTLYDSLKGFKGYGNLIAESKKEEDKEKAIITICSTGVGTAEKLTELVANVIKSLTDETIKIIPVSVKDLNKKVESLKEKFSIIASVGILNPNIESPFISLEALIGGNGEEVIAGIIKNNHIKINPKHTNTVVKDLCEDSLKQFLTYLNPSKIIGVLMEFLSVLENNLKKNFDNAMRIRILVHVGCALERMVIKDGLVYKQERDSYNLLALKCLEAANEVFRNSLNIELSKDELFYICDMLE; encoded by the coding sequence ATGAAACGAATAGATAAGATTTATAACTATCTTATGGAGAAATCTCAAGTATTAAATATAGAAGATTTAAAGAATAATAAAGGATTTAGTGCAAGTGAAATATCTGAGGCTTTAGGGATATTAAGAAATAACGTAAGTATGGAGCTTAATACACTATTAAGACAGAATAAAGTTCTAAGGATTAAGGGCAGGCCGGTATTGTATATTGACAAGACAGTGGTTGAAAAGCTTATGGGATTAAAACTAAAAGAGGGGCTCTGCGAAATAAAAGATTTTCAAGAATTAGTAAATGAAGAAAAAACTGAAGTAACAGACCAATCGCCTTTTAGTTCTCTTATTGGTGCTGATTCTGGATTAAAAAATCAGATTGAACAAGCTAAGGCTGCAATGCTTTATCCACCAAATGGATTACACACCTTAATTGTAGGACAAACTGGTGTAGGAAAAACCTTATTTGCTAATATGATGTACAGCTATGCTAAGTATGCTAAGAGACTTAAAGAAAATGCTCCTTTTATTGTTTTTAACTGTGCTGATTATTATAACAATCCCCAGCTTCTTATATCCCATATTTTCGGACATATAAAAGGTGCCTTTACTGGAGCAGAAAGCGAAAAAGAAGGAATAGTTGAAAAGGCTAACAACGGAATATTGTTCCTGGATGAAATACACAGATTATCACCTGAAGGCCAGGAAATGATATTTTATTTTATGGATACTGGTACCTTTAATAGATTAGGTGAATCTGAGAGAAAGAGAAAGGCTAATGTTTTAATTATTGGAGCAACTACTGAAGAACCTGGATCTTCACTGCTAAAAACCTTCGTAAGAAGGATTCCAATAGTGATAAACATCCCTAGCTTAGAAGATCGCCCAGTAAAGGACAGGCTTGATATAGTTAAATTTTTATTATCCAATGAGGCGCATAGAGTTAACAAAAGTATCAAAGTTGAGGCTGATGCAGTTAAAGCACTTATAGGAAGTGCTTCCTATGGTAACGTTGGTCAGATGAAATCCAATATACAACTTGTATGTGCTAAAGGCTTTTTAAATTGCATAGAGGATAAAGAATCCATAAATATTGAATTTAAAGCTCTGCCTTCAGATATTAAAAGCGGCCTTTTTAATATAAGTTCTAAAAGAAAAGAGCTGGAGGAAATATCGGAGTATACCAAATCTCATATGGTAATTTTACCCAATGGCAGTAAGAATCTAATACAAGGTGACGACTATGAACCGCCATTTAACCTGTATAAGATTATAGAAGATAAAGCTGCACTGCTTAAGGAAGAAGGAGTGGATGAAGAGTATATAAAGAACTTTATTACTACTGACATTAATATTCATATAAAATCTTTCTATGATAAATTTAAAAATGCTTCATCGGGTAGGAATAAGATTTTAGAGATAATTAGCGAAGATATGCTGCTGTTTTCTGAAGAAGTAAAGGCTTTTATAGAAAAGAAATTTAATAAAAAGTTAAGTGAAAGATTTTTATATGCACTAGGCCTTCATTTAAGCTCTTTTATTAAAAGAGTGGAATCTAAGAAACCCTTACAGTATGAAAACATTGAAGATATTATAAAAGACAGCCCAGAACAATTTAATATTGCCCTAGAGATTAAAAGGCTTTTTGAAGAAAAATATAATATTCTAGTACCGGAAATGGAGCTAATTTACTTAACAATACTTTTAAATACAACTGACGATAATCAAAATACTGAGCATGTTGCAGTAATCGTAGCAGCGCATGGGACAAGTACCGCAAGCAGTATGGTAAGTGTTACTAGGAGATTACTAGGTGAAGGCATTGTTGAAGCTATAGATATGCCCCTTGAAATTAGCCCTAAGAAAGTATTAGATGAAATAATAGAAAAAGTTAAAGAAGTTAATGCTGGAAGAGGGGTTCTACTATTAGTAGATATGGGATCCTTGGCTAACTTTGATACCATAATTACGGATAAGACAGGTATTAAAGTTAAGACAATAGATATGGTTTCAACTGCTTTGGTGCTTGAAGCAGTGAGAAAATCTAATCTTTTTGATATGGATTTAGATACACTTTATGACTCACTAAAGGGATTTAAAGGATATGGAAATTTAATAGCAGAGTCAAAAAAGGAAGAAGATAAGGAAAAAGCAATAATTACCATATGCTCCACCGGTGTTGGCACTGCAGAAAAGTTAACAGAGTTGGTAGCAAATGTAATTAAGAGTTTAACTGATGAAACAATTAAGATTATCCCAGTTAGTGTAAAAGATTTAAATAAAAAGGTTGAATCGCTTAAGGAAAAGTTTAGTATAATTGCCTCAGTAGGCATCTTAAACCCTAATATTGAGTCGCCTTTCATCTCATTAGAAGCGTTAATTGGAGGCAATGGAGAGGAAGTAATAGCTGGTATTATTAAGAACAACCATATAAAAATAAACCCAAAACATACAAATACAGTTGTAAAAGACTTGTGTGAGGATAGCTTAAAACAATTTTTAACTTACCTAAATCCAAGTAAAATAATTGGTGTATTGATGGAATTCTTAAGTGTATTGGAGAATAATCTTAAAAAGAATTTTGATAATGCAATGAGAATAAGGATTTTGGTACATGTAGGTTGTGCTTTAGAGAGAATGGTTATAAAGGATGGTTTAGTCTACAAACAGGAAAGAGATAGCTACAACTTATTAGCATTAAAATGTCTTGAAGCAGCAAATGAAGTATTTAGAAATTCCTTAAATATTGAGTTAAGTAAGGATGAGTTATTTTATATTTGTGACATGCTAGAATAA
- a CDS encoding PTS system mannose/fructose/sorbose family transporter subunit IID: MSKELKLTKKDRISVWLRSFFLQGSWNYERMQNGGWAFAMIPAIKKLYKTKEERAAALERHLEFFNTHPYVASPVIGVTLALEEERANGAPIDDITIQGVKVGMMGPLAGIGDPVFWFTVRPILGALAASLALSGNILGPIIFFFAWNIIRMGFMWYTQEFGYKAGSRITDDLSGGLLQDITKGASILGMFILGSLVNRWVSVGFKPVVSSVKLSEGAYIDWNKLPAGAEGIKEALLQQAAGLSLTDTKITTLQSNLDSLIPGLAGLIVTLICMWLLKKKVSPIIIILALFAIGIVFHLIGLM; encoded by the coding sequence ATGTCAAAGGAATTAAAATTAACAAAAAAAGATCGTATTTCTGTTTGGTTGCGTTCATTTTTTCTTCAAGGATCTTGGAACTATGAAAGAATGCAAAACGGTGGTTGGGCATTTGCAATGATTCCGGCAATCAAAAAATTATATAAGACTAAAGAAGAACGTGCAGCTGCATTAGAACGTCACTTGGAGTTCTTTAATACTCACCCATATGTAGCTTCACCAGTTATTGGTGTAACATTGGCTTTAGAGGAAGAACGAGCAAATGGCGCGCCAATCGATGACATAACTATTCAAGGTGTTAAGGTTGGTATGATGGGGCCCTTAGCTGGTATCGGAGATCCAGTTTTCTGGTTTACTGTTAGGCCGATTTTAGGGGCACTAGCTGCTTCACTTGCATTAAGTGGCAACATCCTTGGACCAATTATATTTTTCTTTGCTTGGAATATTATCCGTATGGGATTTATGTGGTATACGCAAGAGTTTGGTTACAAAGCAGGCTCTCGTATTACTGACGATTTATCTGGTGGTTTACTACAAGATATTACAAAAGGTGCATCCATCCTTGGTATGTTCATTTTAGGCTCCTTGGTTAACAGATGGGTATCTGTTGGATTCAAACCTGTAGTATCCTCCGTTAAGTTAAGTGAGGGTGCTTACATTGATTGGAACAAGCTTCCTGCTGGGGCTGAAGGTATTAAAGAAGCTCTGCTTCAGCAAGCAGCTGGTTTGTCCTTAACTGATACTAAGATTACAACCTTACAAAGCAACTTGGATTCATTGATTCCCGGACTTGCAGGATTAATAGTGACACTTATTTGTATGTGGTTACTTAAGAAGAAAGTATCTCCAATTATTATTATCCTTGCACTATTCGCTATTGGTATTGTATTCCACTTAATTGGCTTAATGTAA
- a CDS encoding DUF956 family protein: MIQSLNTKVDLVIDATAFTGLTDYGKVMVGDKGFEFYNSRDSRKFIQIPWEEVDYVIASVLLKGKWIPRYAIQTKKNGAYTFSSKEPKTVLRAVSKYVDPSHMVRSLGFFDVVKRALQSRFKKSSS, from the coding sequence ATGATTCAGTCACTCAATACAAAGGTGGATCTAGTAATTGATGCAACAGCTTTTACGGGACTAACAGATTATGGTAAAGTCATGGTTGGTGACAAGGGTTTTGAGTTTTATAATTCTCGAGATTCTCGAAAGTTTATTCAAATTCCTTGGGAAGAGGTGGACTATGTTATTGCATCTGTACTTCTAAAAGGAAAGTGGATTCCGCGATATGCCATCCAAACAAAGAAAAATGGTGCCTATACTTTTTCTTCTAAAGAACCAAAGACAGTGCTTCGTGCTGTTTCAAAATATGTAGATCCAAGTCATATGGTTCGTTCGTTAGGTTTTTTTGATGTGGTGAAAAGAGCGTTGCAATCGAGATTTAAGAAAAGCTCATCTTAA
- a CDS encoding GreA/GreB family elongation factor, giving the protein MSRKIYITQPDKDKLLKIINKAKFESLDDNLNLKDLEVEIIRATVTDISMLPSNVITMNSKVLLLMEGIEEEVTLVYPSEADIIENKISILSPIGTAILGYSEGDIIEWNVPKGTAQIEVKKVLFQPEALGYYDL; this is encoded by the coding sequence GTGTCTAGAAAAATATATATAACTCAGCCTGACAAAGACAAGCTATTAAAAATAATTAATAAGGCTAAATTTGAAAGTTTAGACGATAACTTAAATTTAAAAGACCTTGAGGTAGAAATTATTAGAGCTACTGTTACTGATATTTCAATGCTGCCGAGCAATGTTATTACTATGAATTCAAAGGTTTTATTATTAATGGAAGGTATTGAGGAAGAAGTTACTCTCGTGTATCCTAGTGAAGCTGATATTATAGAAAATAAGATTTCTATATTGTCACCTATCGGAACAGCAATTCTTGGTTATTCAGAAGGTGATATTATAGAATGGAATGTACCAAAAGGAACAGCACAAATTGAAGTAAAGAAAGTGCTTTTTCAACCAGAAGCACTTGGATATTATGACTTGTAA